In Nocardioides luti, the DNA window GGCTGGTCGGGCGGGAACCCGCTCTTCGTCGAGGAGATCGCCACGCACCTCGTCGAGAGCGGCCTGCTCCGCCGAACCGACGACGGCTGGGCCGTCACCGGCGACCTGGCCTCCGCCGGGGTCCCGCCGACCGTGAGCGCCCTGCTGGCCGCCCGGCTCGACCGGCTGCCGCCCGACGAGCGCGACCTCCTCGAGCGGGCCTCGGTGATCGGGCTGGAGCTCACCACCGAGCAGGCGCGGCTGCTGGCCGAGCCCGAGCGGCGTCCGGCGGTGGCGGCCGTCCTGACGTCGCTGGCCCGGCGCGACCTGCTGCGGCGGGTCCGTGGCACGGTGGGGGAGACCTGGGCCTTCCGGCACGTCATGGTGCGCGACGCGGCGTACGACTCGCTGCCGAAGGCCACCCGCGCCGAGCTGCACCTCACTGTCGCCGACTACCTCGCCGCGAACACCGGCCAGGCCGGGGCGGAGGGCTCGGCGTTCGTCGCCCACCACCTCGGCCGCGCCACCGAGTACGCCGTGCTGCTGGCGCCCCACGCGCCCGCGACCCGGGCCCTCGCGGACCGCGCCGGCGCGGCGTTCGCCGAGGCCGCCCAGGACGCCCGGCTGCGGGAGGACCTGTCCGGTGCCGCGGCCCTGCTGGGCGACGGGCTCGCGCTGCCGACCGGCGCGCGGGTGCGCCGCGACCTCGCGGTCCGGCTGGAGCAGGTCGAGATCTTCCGCTACGACAACGACGCCCAGATCGCGGCCTCGGAGATCTTCGCCGCGACGCTCGCCGACGCGGACGAGCCACCCACCGAGCTGGACCTCGTGCACGACGAGCTGTCCCGGCTCGTGGGGGAGACGACGGCCGGCCGCTCGGTGGACGTCGAGGCCGCCCAGGCCCTGGCCGCGCGTGCGGCCGCCCTCGCCCGACAGGCGGGGGACACCCGCCGCGAGGTGATGGCCCTGGTCGCGCAGCAGCTGGTCGCCGCCATGAGGGCCCGCTTTGCCGACCTGGCGGGCGTCCTGGACGAGATCTGCCGCATCGGGGACGACCAGGACCGGCGCGACGCCCAGCACTGGCGCGGGGCCCAGCTGCTCTACGGCCCGGCTCCCCTCGAGCAGATGGTCGCGTGGTCGGTCCGGGGCGCCGCGGACGCGCGGTCGCCGGGCCAGCACGCCATGTACACCATGTTCACGGCCATCGCCCGCGTGTCCCGTGGTGACGAGGACGGCCCCGAGCTGGTGCGGTCGGCCGACGCGGAGTCCGAGGCGGTCGCGGGGGACGAGGCCATCTCCCTGATGATGCGGGGCATGGCCTGGGCGCTCGCAGGCCGACCCAGCGAGGCCGCCGACCGCCTCGAGCGGATGGTGGCGCTGGCCCGGAGCACCGGCGACTACAGCTACGGCAGCACCTACCTGGCCTGGCGCGCGCTGCTCGGCCTCGAGCTCGGCGAGGACCTGGCCGAGATCGTGCCGATGGCCGACGAGGCGGCGAGCTGGACGGCGCCCGAGGACGTCTGCTCCATGGCGCTCGTGGCGGCGCTGAAGGCCGTGATCGCGACCCGCGGCGGGGACCTCGACGCGGCGGACGCGCGGGCCGCCGAGGCGCTCGCGATCGTCGACCGCAGCGACCAGCTCTGGCAGCGGGCCGACGTCCGCCGCTGGGTGAGCGAGCTGCCGCGCCGACGCGGCGACGTCGAGGAGGAGCGCCGGCTGCTCACCGAGGCGATCGCGCTGTACGACGCCAAGCAGGTCGTGACCTGGCGCGCGGACCTCGAGGCCCGCCTCCGCGAGCTCGGCGGCACCCCCTGAGAACTACAGATCTGTAGTTCGCCGGCAACGATTGCGGGGCCGGTGTGACCCGTGGTGCGATGCGGTGTTGCCCCATCGTTCACTGCCGCCCCAGTCGTCACACTCGTCACCCCGGAGACCCGCCATGCGCTCCTTCCCGGCCCTCGCGCGCCGCACCGCCGTGCCCCTGATCGCGGCCGCCGTGGCGCTCGCCGGCGGGTCGCTGGCCCCGGCCGGTGCCGCCACCGGGG includes these proteins:
- a CDS encoding adenylate/guanylate cyclase domain-containing protein: MSGDGDARTCTSCGLALPASAKFCLECGTPVVAAAPEREVRKTVTLLFTDVTGSTVLGEQLDPESYRGVMGRYFTVSRAAVERHGGTVEKFVGDAVLAVFGVPEVREDDALRAVRAAHELNAAVAALSEELTTTLGVRLEIRTGVNTGSVVTGAARAGGSFATGDAVNTAARLEQAATPGQILLGETTYALVRDAVEVAEVEPVVAKGKAEPVRAFRLVAVDGDAAGRQRRPDAQLIGRVRETRALDDALERTLESGRGHLVTVMGAPGIGKTRLVAEFLERVGGRADVLRGRCVAYGQGITYWPVVQVLRAAAGLEGDESPEVTRHALVQAMSDAPGDALDDEAVDLLLSLLGKGGEPGGSDQTFWAVSRVLEHLAVRRPLVVTVDDLHWAEPTLLELLERVRDETRDLPLLLVCQARPELMEQHPEWGQGSLNATTFGLEPFDEALTATSLASLLGPGVPAEAVSAVAGWSGGNPLFVEEIATHLVESGLLRRTDDGWAVTGDLASAGVPPTVSALLAARLDRLPPDERDLLERASVIGLELTTEQARLLAEPERRPAVAAVLTSLARRDLLRRVRGTVGETWAFRHVMVRDAAYDSLPKATRAELHLTVADYLAANTGQAGAEGSAFVAHHLGRATEYAVLLAPHAPATRALADRAGAAFAEAAQDARLREDLSGAAALLGDGLALPTGARVRRDLAVRLEQVEIFRYDNDAQIAASEIFAATLADADEPPTELDLVHDELSRLVGETTAGRSVDVEAAQALAARAAALARQAGDTRREVMALVAQQLVAAMRARFADLAGVLDEICRIGDDQDRRDAQHWRGAQLLYGPAPLEQMVAWSVRGAADARSPGQHAMYTMFTAIARVSRGDEDGPELVRSADAESEAVAGDEAISLMMRGMAWALAGRPSEAADRLERMVALARSTGDYSYGSTYLAWRALLGLELGEDLAEIVPMADEAASWTAPEDVCSMALVAALKAVIATRGGDLDAADARAAEALAIVDRSDQLWQRADVRRWVSELPRRRGDVEEERRLLTEAIALYDAKQVVTWRADLEARLRELGGTP